One Xenopus tropicalis strain Nigerian chromosome 8, UCB_Xtro_10.0, whole genome shotgun sequence genomic window carries:
- the LOC116406838 gene encoding olfactory receptor 5B21-like — MENSNNTSLNRFFLLSLADTPSLKALSMLTFLIMYILTLSINALLIIVVRINLRLHTPMYFFLSNLSIVDIGISTSVVPKLIIITMTQDKSISRLDCAFQMFFHSALVTIECVLLAVMAYDRYMAICKPLHYNTLMNKGFCISMAAVCWAVGCINCGIHVPYTFQLPFCRSHHVNHFFCEIPVILNLSCQDTWLHEVSMYISACTLGLSSFVFTIFSYNYIISAILNIRSTEGRHKAFSTCASHLTVVSLYYGPLMFMYLRPHSRNSPSIEKTASVIYTVVTPMLNPIIYSVRNKDIKATIQGTLQPIHYKL, encoded by the coding sequence ATGGAGAACTCAAATAACACATCTTTGAACAGATTCTTTCTTCTCAGTCTTGCTGATACCCCATCCCTAAAAGCCCTAAGTATGCTAACCTTCCTGATAATGTATATACTCACATTGTCCATAAACGCTCTACTTATCATTGTGGTACGAATCAATTTGCGGCTTCACACCCCGATGTATTTCTTCTTAAGCAACCTGTCCATCGTTGACATTGGCATAAGTACTTCAGTAGTACCTAAACTTATCATAATAACAATGACACAAGATAAAAGTATTTCACGTCTTGATTGTGCTTTTCAAATGTTCTTCCATTCTGCCCTAGTAACAATAGAGTGTGTTCTTCTGGCTGTTATGGCCTATGATAGATACATGGCTATATGTAAGCCTCTGCACTACAATACACTTATGAACAAGGGTTTCTGCATTTCCATGGCTGCTGTTTGCTGGGCTGTAGGTTGTATCAACTGTGGCATTCATGTACCGTACACCTTCCAACTGCCCTTTTGCAGGTCCCACCATgtcaaccattttttctgtgaaataCCTGTTATTTTAAACCTGTCTTGCCAAGATACCTGGCTTCATGAGGTATCAATGTACATCTCAGCTTGTACTCTCGGCCTTAGTTcatttgtttttactattttctcATATAATTATATCATTTCTGCTATTTTGAATATCCGTTCCACTGAGGGAAGACATAAAGCTTTCTCTACATGTGCCTCCCATCTCACAGTGGTCTCTCTGTACTATGGGCCTCTGATGTTCATGTATTTGCGCCCTCACTCCAGAAACTCTCccagcatagagaagactgcttCAGTTATTTACACGGTTGTGACTCCAATGCTGAATCCCATCATCTATAGCGTAAGGAATAAAGATATTAAGGCTACCATTCAAGGAACACTGCAGCCCATACATTACAAACTGTAG
- the LOC100492797 gene encoding olfactory receptor 2G6 encodes MENSNETSFNRFFLLSLADTPYLKAFSVLIFLIMYLLTLSVNSLLIIVVRINLRLHTPMYFFLSNLSIIDIGISTSIVPKLIIITITQDTSISRLDCASQMFFHSALGATECIILAVMAYDRYVAICKPLHYNTITNKRFCISMAAACWALGCINSSFHVPYIFHMSFCRSHHVNHFFCELPVFFPLSCQDTWLQEVSMYISACIIGLIAFILILFSYAYIISTILSIRSTKGRHKAFSTCASHLTVVSLYYGPLMFMYLRPHSRNSPSTERTVSIIYTVVTPMLNPLIYSVRNKDIKVTLRGSSKKMI; translated from the coding sequence ATGGAAAACTCAAATGAAACATCTTTCAACCGATTCTTTCTCCTCAGTCTTGCTGATACCCCATACCTAAAGGCCTTCAGCGTCCTAATTTTTCTCATTATGTATCTACTGACATTATCAGTAAACTCTCTGCTCATTATCGTGGTGAGAATCAATTTGCGGCTTCACACCCCGATGTATTTCTTCTTAAGCAACCTGTCCATCATTGACATTGGCATAAGCACCTCAATAGTCCCTAAACTTATCATAATTACAATAACTCAGGATACAAGTATTTCACGTCTTGATTGTGCTTCACAGATGTTCTTCCATTCTGCCCTAGGAGCAACAGAGTGTATAATCTTGGCTGTTATGGCCTATGACAGGTATGTAGCGATCTGTAAGCCTCTGCACTACAATACAATCACAAACAAGAGATTCTGCATTTCCATGGCTGCTGCCTGCTGGGCTTTGGGTTGTATAAATTCTAGCTTTCATGTACCGTACATCTTCCACATGTCTTTCTGCAGGTCCCACCATgtcaaccattttttctgtgagttACCTGTCTTTTTTCCTCTGTCTTGCCAAGATACTTGGCTTCAGGAGGTATCAATGTACATCTCAGCTTGTATAATTGGCCTTATTGCATTCATATTGATCCTTTTTTCATACGCTTATATAATCTCCACAATTCTGAGTATCCGTTCCACGAAGGGAAGACATAAAGCTTTCTCTACATGTGCCTCCCATCTCACAGTGGTCTCTCTGTACTATGGGCCCCTGATGTTCATGTATTTGCGCCCTCACTCCAGAAACTCTCCTAGCACAGAGAGAACTGTGTCCATTATATACACAGTTGTGACTCCAATGCTTAATCCCCTCATCTATAGCGTAAGGAATAAAGATATTAAAGTTACCCTACGAGGAAGcagtaaaaaaatgatttga
- the LOC116406839 gene encoding olfactory receptor 5B21-like produces the protein MENSNKTFFNGFFLLSLADTPYLKHLCLLTFLIMYILTLSVNSLLIIVVRNNFQLHTPMYFFLSNLSIIDIGISSSVVPKLITITITQDKSISYYGCALQMFFHSALVVTESILLAVMAYDRYTAICKPLHYNTLMNMGFCISMAAVCWAVGCISAGIHVPYTFQLPFCRSRHVNHFFCEIPVILRLSCQDTWLHEVSMYISACTLGLSAFILTLLSYAYIISTILNIRSTEGRHKAFSTCASHLTVVSLYYGPLMFMYFRPHSRNSPSIEKTVAVIYTVVTPMLNPLIYSIRNKDIKVSIQGTLNKH, from the coding sequence ATGGAGAACTCAAACAAAACCTTTTTCAATGGATTCTTTCTCCTCAGTCTTGCTGATACCCCATACCTAAAGCACCTATGTCTTCTAACCTTCCTGATAATGTACATACTCACACTGTCAGTAAATTCTTTACTTATCATTGTGGTGAGGAACAATTTTCAGCTTCACACCCCAATGTATTTCTTCTTAAGCAACCTTTCAATCATTGACATTGGCATAAGTTCTTCAGTAGTACCTAAACTTATCACAATTACAATAACTCAAGATAAAAGTATTTCATATTATGGTTGTGCTTTACAGATGTTCTTCCATTCTGCCCTGGTAGTGACTGAGAGTATTCTTCTGGCTGTTATGGCCTATGATAGATACACGGCTATCTGTAAGCCTCTGCACTACAATACACTTATGAACATGGGATTTTGCATTTCCATGGCTGCTGTTTGCTGGGCTGTGGGCTGTATCAGTGCTGGCATTCATGTACCGTACACCTTCCAACTGCCTTTTTGCAGGTCCCGTCATgtcaaccattttttctgtgagatACCTGTTATTCTACGTCTGTCTTGCCAAGATACTTGGCTTCATGAGGTGTCAATGTACATCTCGGCTTGTACTCTTGGCCTTAGTGCGTTTATTTTGACTCTTCTTTCATATGCTTATATCATCTCCACTATCTTGAATATCCGTTCCACTGAGGGAAGACATAAAGCTTTCTCTACATGTGCCTCCCATCTCACAGTGGTCTCTCTGTACTATGGGCCTCTGATGTTCATGTATTTCCGTCCTCACTCCAGAAACTCTCCCAGCATAGAGAAGACCGTGGCTGTTATTTACACGGTTGTGACTCCAATGCTGAATCCCCTCATCTATAGCATAAGGAATAAAGATATCAAAGTTTCCATACAAGGAACACTGAATAAACACTGA